A genomic segment from Drosophila miranda strain MSH22 chromosome 3, D.miranda_PacBio2.1, whole genome shotgun sequence encodes:
- the LOC108159642 gene encoding probable multidrug resistance-associated protein lethal(2)03659 isoform X2, whose protein sequence is MGNVFTKGRREQLDANELYEHLPSFDSESLTRHLQPHWEQESRKKSPSLMSLIFRVYFWQFVPICVLYSALEIAIHSFQPLLLGGLISYFAQGQTTISKESAYLYAMGIVLCSLITSLVFHPFMFYVFAVGTRIRLACAGLVYRKCLRASASSGEGLGSQAISVMSIDLSQFDLTFYFFHDLWKGPVEACIFGYIMYRQIGWTSLIGIAFIVVLIPLQAWAAKAAAHFRSQSAKHRDERVQLMNEIISAIQVIKMYAWEKSFGRLIAAVRQLEVKAIRGSMSIYAALQCTNMISKISLFLSLIAYVYVGDVVTAKKVFILSSYYSLLNDSLLHYWPMAITTWAQTLVSANRVVDFLQQTEKPTEEGCCQDNPGLQLEMQSEKDKPLKRGRLHCVKSEVKSLSFKNVSASWEKPSTKQRRRPHIHGITFDATSDQFVGIVGNVGSGKSTLLHAILGEIELMEGRVEIHGRISYAAQQPWVFQGSIRENILFVESYDEQRYRSVIHACQLERDLELLPRGDATVVGERGISLSGGQKARIALARTVYRQADIYLFDDPLAAVDAQVGKLLMDKCFNRLLSGKMRILVTHHVQLLKHVDHLLLLESGALTQQGSYDQLKDVISHHAALDLEAIEADKQQVKRVLSQVDRTSKMSTKSKEDDPSTEHDEDAHAERQLQGAVSYETYKSYFRALGAPFLVCLVLAMFILARGCQAAMDIFISRWATWEEDRTYDSVDEYDATRTKMVTWYTVLLLCTLALYLLRTFGFFFMCLRISLRLHDQLYQGIIRAWMHFFNVNPSGRVLNRFSSDIQSVDVTLPQAMMDSLQFLVDVVAVLVIVAIANYWLLIPAAVMALLLYLCRALYIGASRSLKRIESMTRSPIYSHTNQTFHGHTTIRSMDAMPQLEQTFYGHQDTNSSALFLYVSANRAFSFWTDLICVVYILAVTFSFLVINQKFYSGDVGLAITQSMTLVIMCQWGMRQTAEMENNMTSVERVLEYAQMPSEPPLETPASVKLPAEWPQAGHLRFRDLRMRYAPEDEDILRGLNFESQPMEKIGIVGRTGAGKSSIIQALFRLAVNEGSIEIDGQDIAQLGLHDLRSRISIIPQDPVLFSGTLRFNLDPFGEKSDAAMWSALEDVKLNKYVSSLDGGLACRMQDGGSNFSMGQRQLVCLARAILRQNRVLVMDEATANVDSETDGLIQETIQTKFAQCTVLTIAHRLHTVMDNDSVLVMDAGQIVEFGAPHKLLQRPGGALLKLVSQNDAATVKYLKRIAAESYVRRNKDGSLTEVDESLVE, encoded by the exons ATGGGCAATGTGTTCACCAAGGGAAGACGCGAGCAGTTGGATGCCAACGAGTTGTACGAGCATCTGCCCAGCTTCGACAGTGAATCACTGACCAGGCATCTGCAGCCCCACTGGGAGCAGGAGTCGCGGAAGAAAAGCCCCAGCCTTATGAGCCTGATCTTCCGTGTATATTTCTGGCAGTTTGTGCCCATTTGTGTGCTCTACTCAGCGCTGGAGATAGCCATACA TTCCTTTCAGCCTTTGCTGCTGGGCGGCCTAATCTCGTATTTTGCCCAGGGACAGACGACCATCAGCAAGGAGAGCGCCTATTTGTATGCCATGGGAATCGTTCTGTGCTCGCTAATCACCTCCTTGGTCTTTCACCCCTTCATGTTCTACGTGTTCGCCGTGGGTACACGGATACGCCTGGCCTGCGCCGGCCTCGTCTACAGGAAGTGCCTGCGCGCCTCGGCCAGCAGTGGTGAGGGGCTGGGCTCCCAGGCCATCTCCGTGATGTCCATCGATCTGTCGCAGTTCGATCTTACCTTCTACTTCTTTCACGATCTGTGGAAGGGACCCGTGGAGGCCTGTATCTTTGGGTACATTATGTACCGCCAAATTGGCTGGACATCCCTCATTGGCATTGCCTTCATTGTGGTCTTGATTCCCCTCCAGGCTTGGGCGGCCAAGGCAGCCGCTCACTTCCGATCGCAGTCGGCCAAACATCGGGATGAGCGCGTCCAGTTGATGAACGAGATCATCAGCGCCATTCAGGTGATCAAGATGTATGCCTGGGAGAAGTCATTCGGCAGATTGATTGCCGCCGTGAGGCAGTTGGAGGTGAAGGCTATTCGGGGATCGATGAGCATCTACGCGGCACTGCAGTGCACCAACATGATATCGAAAATATCGCTCTTCCTCAGCCTCATTGCCTATGTCTATGTGGGCGACGTCGTCACCGCCAAGAAGGTGTTCATACTCTCATCCTACTACAGTCTACTGAACGATTCCCTGCTCCACTATTGGCCCATGGCCATTACCACCTGGGCCCAGACTCTGGTGAGTGCTAACCGCGTGGTGGACTTTCTGCAACAGACCGAGAAGCCCACGGAGGAGGGCTGCTGCCAGGACAATCCCGGACTGCAGCTGGAGATGCAGTCGGAGAAGGATAAACCATTGAAGAGAGGTCGTCTGCATTGCGTAAAGAGCGAGGTGAAATCCCTTAGCTTTAAGAATGTGAGCGCCAGTTGGGAAAAGCCCAGCACCAAACAACGTCGGAGGCCACATATCCACGGCATTACCTTCGATGCCACGTCTGATCAGTTTGTGGGCATCGTCGGCAACGTGGGATCAGGCAAGAGCACTCTCCTCCACGCCATTCTCGGCGAAATCGAGCTAATGGAGGGACGGGTGGAGATCCACGGACGGATCAGTTATGCCGCCCAGCAGCCGTGGGTTTTCCAGGGCAGCATCCGCGAGAACATCCTCTTTGTAGAGTCTTACGACGAGCAGCGCTATCGTTCGGTGATCCATGCCTGCCAGTTGGAGCGTGACCTGGAGCTGCTGCCCCGTGGAGATGCCACCGTTGTGGGGGAGCGTGGCATCAGCCTGAGTGGAGGACAGAAGGCTAGGATTGCCCTGGCAAGGACTGTCTATCGTCAGGCGGACATCTACCTCTTCGACGATCCCCTGGCCGCAGTGGATGCCCAAGTGGGGAAGCTGCTGATGGACAAGTGCTTCAATCGGCTGCTCAGTGGAAAGATGCGCATCCTGGTCACCCACCATGTGCAGCTGCTCAAGCATGTAGACCACCTCCTCCTGCTGGAGTCGGGCGCTCTCACGCAGCAGGGCAGCTACGATCAGCTAAAGGATGTGATCAGCCATCATGCAGCCCTCGATCTGGAAGCCATCGAGGCGGACAAACAGCAGGTGAAGCGAGTGCTCAGCCAGGTGGACAGGACCTCGAAGATGTCGACCAAGAGCAAGGAAGATGACCCGAGCACCGAACACGATGAGGATGCGCATGCCGAGCGTCAGCTTCAGGGTGCCGTGAGCTACGAAACGTACAAGTCGTACTTCCGGGCCCTCGGCGCTCCGTTCCTCGTGTGCCTGGTGCTGGCCATGTTCATACTCGCTCGCGGCTGCCAGGCGGCCATGGATATCTTCATCTCGCGCTGGGCCACTTGGGAGGAGGATCGCACCTACGACTCCGTGGACGAGTACGACGCTACGCGTACCAAAATGGTCACATGGTAcacggtgctgctgctgtgcacACTCGCCCTGTATCTGCTCCGCACCTTTGGATTCTTCTTCATGTGCTTACGCATCTCCTTGCGGCTGCACGATCAGCTCTACCAGGGAATAATACGGGCCTGGATGCACTTCTTTAATGTGAATCCCTCAGGTCGCGTGCTCAATCGATTCTCCAGCGACATACAGAGTGTGGATGTGACCCTGCCGCAGGCCATGATGGATTCTCTGCAGTTCTTAGTGGATGTGGTGGCCGTTCTGGTGATTGTGGCCATTGCCAACTATTGGCTGCTCATCCCTGCTGCCGTGATGGCGCTGCTCCTTTATCTCTGCCGGGCCCTCTACATAGGAGCCAGTCGCAGCCTGAAACGCATCGAGAGTATGA CTCGGAGTCCCATCTACTCCCATACGAATCAAACGTTCCATGGCCATACCACCATACGATCGATGGACGCCATGCCGCAGCTGGAGCAGACCTTCTATGGTCACCAGGACACAAACTCCTCGGCCCTGTTCCTCTACGTAAGCGCCAATCGGGCCTTTTCCTTCTGGACGGATCTCATCTGTGTGGTCTACATCCTGGCCGTCACCTTCAGTTTTTTGGTGATTAACCAGAAGTTCTACAGTGGCGATGTGGGCCTGGCCATCACTCAGTCCATGACCCTAGTGATTATGTGCCAGTGGGGCATGCGGCAGACGGCGGAGATGGAGAACAACATGACTAGCGTGGAGCGGGTGCTGGAGTATGCACAGATGCCATCGGAGCCCCCACTGGAGACGCCTGCGAGTGTGAAGCTTCCGGCGGAATGGCCACAGGCGGGCCATCTTCGTTTCCGCGATCTGCGCATGCGTTACGCCCCAGAAGACGAGGACATACTTCGAGGCCTGAACTTTGAATCGCAGCCCATGGAGAAGATCGGCATTGTGGGACGCACAGGAGCGGGAAAGTCCTCCATCATTCAGGCCCTGTTTCGTCTGGCTGTTAATGAGGGCAGCATAGAGATCGATGGACAGGACATTGCCCAGTTGGGTCTACATGATCTACGCAGCCGCATATCCATTATACCCCAAGATCCCGTTCTGTTCTCGGGCACTCTGCGCTTCAACCTCGATCCGTTCGGCGAGAAGAGCGACGCGGCGATGTGGAGTGCCTTGGAGGACGTGAAGCTAAATAAATATGTGTCCAGTCTGGATGGAGGTCTGGCCTGTCGCATGCAGGATGGTGGCTCCAATTTCAGCATGGGTCAGAGGCAGCTGGTGTGCCTGGCCCGTGCTATACTCCGACAGAATCGGGTTCTCGTTATGGATGAGGCAACGGCCAATGTGGACAGCGA GACGGATGGCTTGATCCAAGAGACCATTCAGACAAAGTTTGCCCAGTGCACAGTCCTAACCATTGCCCACAGACTGCATACGGTGATGGACAACGACAGCGTCCTGGTTATGGATGCTGGACAGATTGTTGAATTTGGGGCACCACACAAGCTTCTACAGCGTCCCGGGGGGGCCCTGCTCAAGCTCGTCAGTCAAAACGATGCTGCCACCGTGAAGTACCTGAAGAGGATTGCCGCTGAAAGCTACGTCCGCAGGAACAAAGATGGTTCTCTCACAGAAGTCGATGAATCATTGGTCGAATGA
- the LOC108159642 gene encoding probable multidrug resistance-associated protein lethal(2)03659 isoform X1 codes for MDASKQTNLKREPNPFLKANIISKWLFLWMGNVFTKGRREQLDANELYEHLPSFDSESLTRHLQPHWEQESRKKSPSLMSLIFRVYFWQFVPICVLYSALEIAIHSFQPLLLGGLISYFAQGQTTISKESAYLYAMGIVLCSLITSLVFHPFMFYVFAVGTRIRLACAGLVYRKCLRASASSGEGLGSQAISVMSIDLSQFDLTFYFFHDLWKGPVEACIFGYIMYRQIGWTSLIGIAFIVVLIPLQAWAAKAAAHFRSQSAKHRDERVQLMNEIISAIQVIKMYAWEKSFGRLIAAVRQLEVKAIRGSMSIYAALQCTNMISKISLFLSLIAYVYVGDVVTAKKVFILSSYYSLLNDSLLHYWPMAITTWAQTLVSANRVVDFLQQTEKPTEEGCCQDNPGLQLEMQSEKDKPLKRGRLHCVKSEVKSLSFKNVSASWEKPSTKQRRRPHIHGITFDATSDQFVGIVGNVGSGKSTLLHAILGEIELMEGRVEIHGRISYAAQQPWVFQGSIRENILFVESYDEQRYRSVIHACQLERDLELLPRGDATVVGERGISLSGGQKARIALARTVYRQADIYLFDDPLAAVDAQVGKLLMDKCFNRLLSGKMRILVTHHVQLLKHVDHLLLLESGALTQQGSYDQLKDVISHHAALDLEAIEADKQQVKRVLSQVDRTSKMSTKSKEDDPSTEHDEDAHAERQLQGAVSYETYKSYFRALGAPFLVCLVLAMFILARGCQAAMDIFISRWATWEEDRTYDSVDEYDATRTKMVTWYTVLLLCTLALYLLRTFGFFFMCLRISLRLHDQLYQGIIRAWMHFFNVNPSGRVLNRFSSDIQSVDVTLPQAMMDSLQFLVDVVAVLVIVAIANYWLLIPAAVMALLLYLCRALYIGASRSLKRIESMTRSPIYSHTNQTFHGHTTIRSMDAMPQLEQTFYGHQDTNSSALFLYVSANRAFSFWTDLICVVYILAVTFSFLVINQKFYSGDVGLAITQSMTLVIMCQWGMRQTAEMENNMTSVERVLEYAQMPSEPPLETPASVKLPAEWPQAGHLRFRDLRMRYAPEDEDILRGLNFESQPMEKIGIVGRTGAGKSSIIQALFRLAVNEGSIEIDGQDIAQLGLHDLRSRISIIPQDPVLFSGTLRFNLDPFGEKSDAAMWSALEDVKLNKYVSSLDGGLACRMQDGGSNFSMGQRQLVCLARAILRQNRVLVMDEATANVDSETDGLIQETIQTKFAQCTVLTIAHRLHTVMDNDSVLVMDAGQIVEFGAPHKLLQRPGGALLKLVSQNDAATVKYLKRIAAESYVRRNKDGSLTEVDESLVE; via the exons ATGGATGCCTCCAAGCAGACGAACCTTAAACGGGAGCCAAATCCCTTCCTCAAAGCAAACATCATATCCAAATGGTTATTCCT GTGGATGGGCAATGTGTTCACCAAGGGAAGACGCGAGCAGTTGGATGCCAACGAGTTGTACGAGCATCTGCCCAGCTTCGACAGTGAATCACTGACCAGGCATCTGCAGCCCCACTGGGAGCAGGAGTCGCGGAAGAAAAGCCCCAGCCTTATGAGCCTGATCTTCCGTGTATATTTCTGGCAGTTTGTGCCCATTTGTGTGCTCTACTCAGCGCTGGAGATAGCCATACA TTCCTTTCAGCCTTTGCTGCTGGGCGGCCTAATCTCGTATTTTGCCCAGGGACAGACGACCATCAGCAAGGAGAGCGCCTATTTGTATGCCATGGGAATCGTTCTGTGCTCGCTAATCACCTCCTTGGTCTTTCACCCCTTCATGTTCTACGTGTTCGCCGTGGGTACACGGATACGCCTGGCCTGCGCCGGCCTCGTCTACAGGAAGTGCCTGCGCGCCTCGGCCAGCAGTGGTGAGGGGCTGGGCTCCCAGGCCATCTCCGTGATGTCCATCGATCTGTCGCAGTTCGATCTTACCTTCTACTTCTTTCACGATCTGTGGAAGGGACCCGTGGAGGCCTGTATCTTTGGGTACATTATGTACCGCCAAATTGGCTGGACATCCCTCATTGGCATTGCCTTCATTGTGGTCTTGATTCCCCTCCAGGCTTGGGCGGCCAAGGCAGCCGCTCACTTCCGATCGCAGTCGGCCAAACATCGGGATGAGCGCGTCCAGTTGATGAACGAGATCATCAGCGCCATTCAGGTGATCAAGATGTATGCCTGGGAGAAGTCATTCGGCAGATTGATTGCCGCCGTGAGGCAGTTGGAGGTGAAGGCTATTCGGGGATCGATGAGCATCTACGCGGCACTGCAGTGCACCAACATGATATCGAAAATATCGCTCTTCCTCAGCCTCATTGCCTATGTCTATGTGGGCGACGTCGTCACCGCCAAGAAGGTGTTCATACTCTCATCCTACTACAGTCTACTGAACGATTCCCTGCTCCACTATTGGCCCATGGCCATTACCACCTGGGCCCAGACTCTGGTGAGTGCTAACCGCGTGGTGGACTTTCTGCAACAGACCGAGAAGCCCACGGAGGAGGGCTGCTGCCAGGACAATCCCGGACTGCAGCTGGAGATGCAGTCGGAGAAGGATAAACCATTGAAGAGAGGTCGTCTGCATTGCGTAAAGAGCGAGGTGAAATCCCTTAGCTTTAAGAATGTGAGCGCCAGTTGGGAAAAGCCCAGCACCAAACAACGTCGGAGGCCACATATCCACGGCATTACCTTCGATGCCACGTCTGATCAGTTTGTGGGCATCGTCGGCAACGTGGGATCAGGCAAGAGCACTCTCCTCCACGCCATTCTCGGCGAAATCGAGCTAATGGAGGGACGGGTGGAGATCCACGGACGGATCAGTTATGCCGCCCAGCAGCCGTGGGTTTTCCAGGGCAGCATCCGCGAGAACATCCTCTTTGTAGAGTCTTACGACGAGCAGCGCTATCGTTCGGTGATCCATGCCTGCCAGTTGGAGCGTGACCTGGAGCTGCTGCCCCGTGGAGATGCCACCGTTGTGGGGGAGCGTGGCATCAGCCTGAGTGGAGGACAGAAGGCTAGGATTGCCCTGGCAAGGACTGTCTATCGTCAGGCGGACATCTACCTCTTCGACGATCCCCTGGCCGCAGTGGATGCCCAAGTGGGGAAGCTGCTGATGGACAAGTGCTTCAATCGGCTGCTCAGTGGAAAGATGCGCATCCTGGTCACCCACCATGTGCAGCTGCTCAAGCATGTAGACCACCTCCTCCTGCTGGAGTCGGGCGCTCTCACGCAGCAGGGCAGCTACGATCAGCTAAAGGATGTGATCAGCCATCATGCAGCCCTCGATCTGGAAGCCATCGAGGCGGACAAACAGCAGGTGAAGCGAGTGCTCAGCCAGGTGGACAGGACCTCGAAGATGTCGACCAAGAGCAAGGAAGATGACCCGAGCACCGAACACGATGAGGATGCGCATGCCGAGCGTCAGCTTCAGGGTGCCGTGAGCTACGAAACGTACAAGTCGTACTTCCGGGCCCTCGGCGCTCCGTTCCTCGTGTGCCTGGTGCTGGCCATGTTCATACTCGCTCGCGGCTGCCAGGCGGCCATGGATATCTTCATCTCGCGCTGGGCCACTTGGGAGGAGGATCGCACCTACGACTCCGTGGACGAGTACGACGCTACGCGTACCAAAATGGTCACATGGTAcacggtgctgctgctgtgcacACTCGCCCTGTATCTGCTCCGCACCTTTGGATTCTTCTTCATGTGCTTACGCATCTCCTTGCGGCTGCACGATCAGCTCTACCAGGGAATAATACGGGCCTGGATGCACTTCTTTAATGTGAATCCCTCAGGTCGCGTGCTCAATCGATTCTCCAGCGACATACAGAGTGTGGATGTGACCCTGCCGCAGGCCATGATGGATTCTCTGCAGTTCTTAGTGGATGTGGTGGCCGTTCTGGTGATTGTGGCCATTGCCAACTATTGGCTGCTCATCCCTGCTGCCGTGATGGCGCTGCTCCTTTATCTCTGCCGGGCCCTCTACATAGGAGCCAGTCGCAGCCTGAAACGCATCGAGAGTATGA CTCGGAGTCCCATCTACTCCCATACGAATCAAACGTTCCATGGCCATACCACCATACGATCGATGGACGCCATGCCGCAGCTGGAGCAGACCTTCTATGGTCACCAGGACACAAACTCCTCGGCCCTGTTCCTCTACGTAAGCGCCAATCGGGCCTTTTCCTTCTGGACGGATCTCATCTGTGTGGTCTACATCCTGGCCGTCACCTTCAGTTTTTTGGTGATTAACCAGAAGTTCTACAGTGGCGATGTGGGCCTGGCCATCACTCAGTCCATGACCCTAGTGATTATGTGCCAGTGGGGCATGCGGCAGACGGCGGAGATGGAGAACAACATGACTAGCGTGGAGCGGGTGCTGGAGTATGCACAGATGCCATCGGAGCCCCCACTGGAGACGCCTGCGAGTGTGAAGCTTCCGGCGGAATGGCCACAGGCGGGCCATCTTCGTTTCCGCGATCTGCGCATGCGTTACGCCCCAGAAGACGAGGACATACTTCGAGGCCTGAACTTTGAATCGCAGCCCATGGAGAAGATCGGCATTGTGGGACGCACAGGAGCGGGAAAGTCCTCCATCATTCAGGCCCTGTTTCGTCTGGCTGTTAATGAGGGCAGCATAGAGATCGATGGACAGGACATTGCCCAGTTGGGTCTACATGATCTACGCAGCCGCATATCCATTATACCCCAAGATCCCGTTCTGTTCTCGGGCACTCTGCGCTTCAACCTCGATCCGTTCGGCGAGAAGAGCGACGCGGCGATGTGGAGTGCCTTGGAGGACGTGAAGCTAAATAAATATGTGTCCAGTCTGGATGGAGGTCTGGCCTGTCGCATGCAGGATGGTGGCTCCAATTTCAGCATGGGTCAGAGGCAGCTGGTGTGCCTGGCCCGTGCTATACTCCGACAGAATCGGGTTCTCGTTATGGATGAGGCAACGGCCAATGTGGACAGCGA GACGGATGGCTTGATCCAAGAGACCATTCAGACAAAGTTTGCCCAGTGCACAGTCCTAACCATTGCCCACAGACTGCATACGGTGATGGACAACGACAGCGTCCTGGTTATGGATGCTGGACAGATTGTTGAATTTGGGGCACCACACAAGCTTCTACAGCGTCCCGGGGGGGCCCTGCTCAAGCTCGTCAGTCAAAACGATGCTGCCACCGTGAAGTACCTGAAGAGGATTGCCGCTGAAAGCTACGTCCGCAGGAACAAAGATGGTTCTCTCACAGAAGTCGATGAATCATTGGTCGAATGA
- the LOC108158168 gene encoding uncharacterized protein LOC108158168 encodes MNFHQALDRILQKLLDDEGQRSKYTEDAVEIQNHVIEKLKLADDNFRKAFDGLSLGGSYLDRVKLNTPDEFDLHMKLKFPFLIIPTNNKKGFVFLRAHVYNHPIVDGNYINRKNLQVWLRKAFDEVFKSNVKVRCKSGEVYDVMYTSKGYGCAHTIEAEGKKRTI; translated from the exons ATGAATTTTCACCAAGCACTGGACCGTATTTTGCAAAAATTGCTTGATGACGAGGGTCAGCGCTCCAAGTACACAGAGGATGCTGTAGAAATCCAAAACCATGTGATTGAGAAGCTAAAGTTGGCAGACGATAATTTTCGTAAGGCTTTTGATGGCCTAAGTCTTGGAG GGAGCTACTTGGATAGGGTGAAGTTGAATACTCCTGATGAATTTGATTTGCATATGAAGCTGAAATTTCCATTCCTAATCATCCCGACGAATAACAAGAAGGGATTCGTATTCTTGCGTGCACATGTCTACAATCATCCTATCGTAGACGGCAATTACATAAATCGAAAGAATCTTCAAGTTTGGTTAAGAAAAGCTTTCGATGAGGTGTTCAAATCAAATGTAAAAGTTCGTTGCAAGTCTGGAGAGGTATATGACGTAATGTACACGTCCAAGGGCTACGGATGTGCCCACACCATTGAAGCTGAGGGGAAGAAGCGGACCATATAG
- the LOC117188312 gene encoding transformer-2 sex-determining protein-like codes for MSHLEYYGSNRSSGLRRRSRSRSHSQSRSIPPSGARNRSRRQSKDRQIGGSSERPKTNRCIGVFGLSTNTSQEKVRDLFSKYGPIERIQMIIDAQTHRSRGFCFIYFQNVADARVAKDSCCGIEIDNRRIRVDFSITQRARTPTPGVYMGRSSRNQYGRSGSPCGSRYRDYGSSTTKDSRRYRDYRNERSDREYRNERANRYYPKKSSRSRCVRSRSVSRYRSRSPVRKYRTSSRYE; via the exons AT GTCTCATTTGGAATACTATGGGAGCAACCGCAGCTCGGGCTTACGTCGCCGTTCGCGCTCGCGTTCTCACTCGCAATCCCGCTCCATACCGCCTTCAGGAGCACGCAACCGCTCTAGGCGCCAGTCAAAGGACCGTCAG ATTGGAGGATCCTCGGAACGTCCCAAGACAAACCGCTGCATTGGTGTCTTCGGCTTGAGTACCAATACTTCCCAGGAGAAGGTGCGCGACCTTTTCAGCAAATACGGCCCCATTGAGCGCATTCAAATGATTATAGATGCCCAG ACCCATCGCTCGCGTGGTTTCtgctttatttattttcaaaatGTCGCCGACGCCCGTGTCGCTAAGGATTCCTGCTGCGGCATTGAGATTGACAACCGTCGCATACGCGTTGACTTTTCAATAACCCAACGTGCCCGCACTCCTACTCCTGGAGTCTACATGGGACGTTCGTCTCG CAACCAGTATGGTCGCTCCGGCTCACCGTGTGGTTCTCGATATCGCGACTACGGTTCTTCAACAACTAAGGACTCTCGTCGCTATCGTGACTACCGCAACGAACGCAGCGACCGCGAATACCGCAACGAACGTGCAAACCGCTATTATCCGAAGAAGTCTAGTCGCAGTCGTTGTGTACGCAGTCGCAGCGTTTCACGTTATCGTTCGCGTTCGCCGGTGCGCAAGT ACCGCACCTCATCGCGTTATGAGTAA
- the LOC108159643 gene encoding ceramide-1-phosphate transfer protein: MSEFNEPNPTLSENDTEESLNTAKETAECFDIEKVAELFASSLLEEDDVLLDAYLAAYEEIMRFFQLMGSIFGFVSSDVRSKIDVLYALRKTDTEEQKNFETFKAMLVYERDANLLTKKGYVSGSRTLLRLHRGLEFFYEFLKRLQDLPNDEKTANVCRTAYDDTLGKHHAFLIRKGARLAMYAMPSRGDLLTRVCQDVQSAIAKLPEMLANTRRAYDRTEQLYTLHDLHNLP; encoded by the exons ATGTCTGAATTTAATGAACCAAACCCTACTCTGTCTGAAAATGACACGGAGGAATCTCTCAATACCGCTAAGGAGACAGCAGAATGCTTCGATATTGAAAAGGTGGCCGAGCTGTTCGCCAGCAGTCTCCTGGAAGAAGATGACGTCCTCTTGGATGCCTATCTGGCGGCCTACGAAGAAATTATGAG GTTCTTTCAGCTGATGGGCAGCATCTTTGGTTTCGTGAGCAGTGATGTTCGCAGCAAAATAGACGTTCTCTACGCGCTACGGAAGACTGATACCGAAGAGCAGAAAAATTTCGAGACCTTTAAAGCAATGCTGGTTTATGAGAGGGACGCTaatctgctgacgaaaaaaGGCTATGTGTCGGGTAGCCGCACTCTACTGCGTCTCCATCGTGGCCTTG AGTTTTTCTACGAGTTTCTGAAGCGCCTGCAAGACCTGCCGAACGACGAGAAGACTGCTAACGTGTGCAGAACGGCCTATGACGACACTCTTGGTAAGCATCATGCATTTTTAATACGAAAGGGCGCCCGCCTGGCCATGTATGCGATGCCATCTCGTGGGGATTTGCTCACTCGCGTCTGCCAGGATGTGCAAAGTGCGATTGCGAAGCTGCCGGAAATGCTGGCGAACACCCGGAGGGCCTACGACCGCACGGAACAGCTCTACACGCTGCACGATCTCCACAATTTGCCCTAG